A portion of the Leifsonia sp. EB41 genome contains these proteins:
- the mgtA gene encoding magnesium-translocating P-type ATPase encodes MSGAPGTTEVVAPAAPSPVQVAACQDAAAVLAGQRTTADGLSDAEAAARLATIGPNAVRGHRARPWRVLGRQVRSPILILLFATAIVSAFVGQGTEAVIIAVILVVSVGLGFVNEFRAEQAADALHDRLRHTSIVLRGGTRRSVDVTELVPGDVVVLSVGSVVPADLRLFEVNGLECDESIVTGEAHAAAKSLDPVAEGAGVGDLACSALMGTVVHAGGGVGVVVATGGTTEFGRIAVGLGTQQPQTEFQRGLGQFSTFLLLVAIILTTLIFVAALLLGRPLIESLLFSLAIAVGITPQLLPAVVSTSLAAGSRALARRRVLVKRMVCIEDLGDLDLLVTDKTGTLTTGRIVFDRPVPLDHVEADEVLLLGLLATDTDPAAPQTVGLNALDAALWESAEAASAPVAAYRRLDAVPFDHERRMAGALVAATGSAPIVVVKGAPESVLALCADVDPSAAGTLSQLYAAGSRVIAIATRAAGDLVALTPGDETGLTLRGFLAFVDGVKPDARASLQRLADLGVGVKIATGDSAVVAERVCAELGMPGAGTLTGEAVDALDDAQLAESARAATIFARVSPEQKARIIRVLRQKGRAVGFLGDGVNDALALHSADIGISVDSAVDVAKDAADVLLLDKDLDVLADGVTEGRRIFANTIKYVLMGTSSNFGNMFSASIASVILPFLPMLPGQILLNNLLYDSSQLAIPSDNVDAEQLTVPSHWDIGAIRRFMLLFGPISSVFDFATFGLMLFAFNAAPPEFRSGWFIESIATQTLIVFVIRTRRVPFLRSRASLPLAVSVLAVVAVGAWLPYSPLAGLLGFTPLPALFFLALVGLVLVYLVLVELAKVWYYARLSAPRAPAVRRRAYPHRVARRAARFTTRSPRAT; translated from the coding sequence CCTGGCGTGTCCTCGGCCGCCAGGTGCGCAGCCCGATCCTCATCCTGCTGTTCGCGACCGCCATCGTCTCCGCGTTCGTCGGCCAGGGGACGGAGGCCGTCATCATCGCGGTCATCCTCGTGGTCAGCGTCGGCCTGGGGTTCGTGAACGAGTTCCGGGCCGAGCAGGCGGCGGACGCCCTCCACGACCGGCTCCGGCACACCTCGATCGTGCTGCGCGGCGGCACTCGCCGCAGCGTGGACGTCACGGAGCTCGTCCCCGGTGACGTCGTAGTGCTCTCGGTGGGCTCCGTCGTCCCCGCCGACCTGCGGCTCTTCGAGGTCAACGGGCTGGAGTGCGACGAGAGCATCGTGACAGGCGAAGCGCACGCGGCGGCCAAGTCCCTCGACCCGGTGGCGGAGGGCGCCGGGGTCGGCGACCTCGCCTGCAGCGCTCTGATGGGCACCGTCGTGCACGCCGGAGGCGGGGTCGGCGTCGTGGTCGCGACCGGCGGGACGACGGAGTTCGGCCGGATCGCCGTCGGCCTCGGCACGCAGCAACCGCAGACCGAGTTCCAGCGCGGCCTCGGCCAGTTCTCGACCTTCCTGCTGCTGGTCGCGATCATCCTGACGACCCTGATCTTCGTCGCGGCGCTGCTGCTCGGCCGACCGCTCATCGAGTCGCTGCTGTTCTCGCTCGCCATCGCGGTGGGCATCACCCCGCAGCTGCTTCCTGCCGTGGTCAGCACCAGCCTCGCTGCCGGCTCCCGCGCCCTCGCGCGGCGCCGGGTGCTCGTGAAGCGGATGGTCTGCATCGAGGACCTGGGTGACCTCGATCTCCTGGTCACGGACAAGACCGGGACGCTCACTACCGGCCGGATCGTGTTCGACCGCCCGGTGCCGTTGGACCACGTGGAGGCCGACGAGGTGCTGCTGCTCGGCCTGCTCGCCACCGACACCGATCCCGCCGCGCCGCAGACGGTCGGCCTGAACGCGCTCGACGCCGCCCTGTGGGAGAGCGCAGAGGCGGCCTCCGCCCCGGTCGCGGCGTACCGGAGGCTGGACGCCGTGCCGTTCGACCACGAGCGCCGCATGGCCGGCGCTCTGGTCGCCGCGACCGGCTCCGCTCCCATCGTCGTCGTGAAGGGCGCCCCGGAGTCCGTCCTCGCGCTCTGCGCGGACGTGGACCCGTCGGCGGCCGGGACGCTGTCGCAGCTCTACGCTGCGGGCTCGCGCGTCATCGCCATCGCCACGAGGGCAGCAGGCGACCTGGTCGCGCTGACCCCCGGCGACGAGACCGGCCTGACCCTGCGCGGCTTCCTGGCGTTCGTGGACGGCGTGAAGCCGGACGCGCGCGCGTCCCTGCAGCGGCTCGCCGACCTCGGCGTCGGGGTGAAGATCGCCACCGGAGACAGTGCCGTCGTGGCCGAGCGCGTCTGCGCCGAGCTCGGGATGCCCGGCGCCGGCACCCTGACCGGCGAGGCGGTCGACGCGCTCGACGACGCGCAGCTCGCGGAGTCCGCCCGCGCCGCCACGATCTTCGCCCGCGTTTCGCCCGAGCAGAAGGCGCGCATCATCCGCGTCTTGCGCCAGAAGGGCCGCGCGGTCGGCTTCCTCGGCGACGGCGTCAACGACGCCCTGGCCCTGCACAGCGCCGACATCGGCATCTCGGTCGACTCCGCCGTGGACGTGGCGAAGGACGCCGCCGACGTGCTGCTGCTCGACAAGGACCTCGACGTCCTCGCCGACGGTGTGACCGAGGGGCGTCGCATCTTCGCGAACACCATCAAGTACGTGCTGATGGGGACCTCCAGCAACTTCGGCAACATGTTCAGCGCCTCGATCGCGTCGGTCATCCTGCCGTTCCTGCCGATGCTCCCCGGCCAGATCCTGCTCAACAACCTGCTCTACGACTCCAGCCAGCTCGCCATCCCGAGCGACAACGTGGATGCGGAGCAGCTCACGGTCCCGTCGCACTGGGACATCGGAGCGATCCGCCGCTTCATGCTGCTCTTCGGCCCGATCAGCTCGGTGTTCGACTTCGCCACGTTCGGGCTGATGCTCTTCGCATTCAACGCCGCGCCGCCGGAGTTCCGTTCAGGCTGGTTCATCGAGTCGATCGCGACGCAGACGCTGATCGTGTTCGTGATCAGGACGCGCCGGGTGCCGTTCCTGCGCAGCCGTGCCTCCCTCCCGCTCGCCGTCTCGGTCCTCGCGGTGGTGGCCGTCGGAGCCTGGCTGCCGTACTCGCCGCTGGCCGGGCTGCTGGGCTTCACGCCGCTGCCCGCGCTGTTCTTCCTCGCGCTGGTCGGCCTGGTGCTCGTGTACCTCGTGCTCGTGGAGCTCGCGAAGGTCTGGTACTACGCCCGGCTGAGCGCCCCGCGAGCGCCGGCGGTGCGCCGTCGCGCGTACCCGCACCGGGTTGCCCGCCGGGCGGCGCGGTTCACGACCCGCTCTCCACGGGCGACCTGA